The genomic window AACAGGTTTCGGCATACGCTCGTAATGTTTACTGATTTCAATCTGCTCACGATTTTCGAAAATTTCTTCTAAATTATCGTTGCTTGAAGCAAATTCTGCCAATTTACCGTGTAACTCCTCTTTAACGTTATTCGAAATCTGATTTGCTCTTTTAGCAATTACCACTAAAGATTCGTATAAGTTATCTGTAGTTTTATCTAAATCGTGTACGTTTCTGGTTACCGTAGTATTTGGTACAGCAGGTTTGTTAGTATTCATGTATTACTTGTTTTTAATATTCGTGTTATCAGCATTAGTTGGTTTTGTAGAAACGGTATCCTTTAATTTACCAGTTCTGATCAACATCTGCTTGTATTTTTCCTGATCAGCGGCATATAATGCCAATTCTTGTTTTGTAGCCACAATCCCCGCTTCAACATCTTCCTTAAGTAGCTTTGCATCTTTAGTGTATTTACTGTCAGGATGGTTTTCAGTAAACTCAGTATATAAAGCAAGTGCTTCATTATAACGGTCTTCCTGGCGGATGATATAACTGTTTTTTGCGTATAAATACTGCGCTTTAATCATCAAGAAATCCATTTCCTCAGCATATTTAATATCTGGGTAATCTCTTTGCGCATTTTTTAAAGCAATAACCGCTGCCCTGTAGTTATCTACATTACTAGGCCCTGTAGTTAAATACATTTTAGCATTTTCAAATGCTTTATCCTCTAACTTACCCCTTAATGTAGCAATATATTTGCCAGCAGCTGCAGCACGATCGCTGGTTGGGTATAAGTTAATGAATAATTGTAATGCATCAATAGCTTTATAGGTGTTTTCCTGATCTAAAGAGAAATTTGGAGATTCTAAATAGAAACAATACGCCCCCATGTATCTCGCTTCTTCAGCATTTTTACTTGCCGGGTAGGTTTCTGCAAAACTTTTAAACTGGTATCTTGCAGTTGTGTAATCACTTAATCTATATAGTGTATAAGCATAATAATAGTTCAGATCCTCAGCTTCTGCACGACCACGATATTTTTGAGAAAGATCCTCAAAAAGCACCAATGCTTTACTGTAATCGCGTTTATTATACAAACGAAGCGCCTCTTGGTATTTTTTTGCAACGTCATTACTAGCTCTCAATTTCTCGAAACGACTTTTACAACCCGCAATACCCAGCGCGGCAACAAATACTAAAATAATTAAGTGTTTAACTTTAAACATTCTGCAAAGATAATTAATAATACGATAACATCAATAAAAACAATTGGCCGCTAAGCTATGCAAAGCAATTCTTACAATATAACAGTTAACAATTTTTAACATATATATAGTGTAACCTTATTTTTATACTATCTTTTGTTTCTATACTATATATAGGTATGTCTTTAGTTGATAACTCCTGAGGTTAAATACGTTCGGTATAACTTCGGAGGTTTGCTTATTATGCATTGTTTATCTTTTTAGCAAAGTAGGGTCAGTACTACTATATGAGTTTGTTCCCGTTTTACATTTCTCCCGACTTTACGTCGGGATCCATTGCAATGGGGTTTAGCTGGACAGGGGGTTCCGAAGTTTTAAACGGCTGGGCGCAGGAGAAAACTTTGGAAGTCTATTCAGGCGCACAGGTTGTTCCTATACTATATATAAGAGTGCTTTTGTTTTTTAGCAAAGCAGTATTGGTGCTACTATGAAAGTTTGTTCCCGCCATACGCTATAGTCCCGATGAAGAATCGGGAGCTGCCGCTGCTGTCGGGTTTATCTGGCAGGGTCTTGCGAAGTTTTAAACGGCAGTGAGCGGAAGAAAAAACTTCGGAAGCCTAAGGGCGGAGGAGTGCTAAACAGTCAATCGCCCAAAAAGTTTTGGTTTGTGCAACATTTTTTCTCGTTGAAAACCATTGTGTTACCTCAAGTCCTGCAGCCATTGTTAAAAAAGCTTTGGATATGCATTAAAAATCCCTACTTTTGCATCCCGCTTCGGAGGAAGGGATCAGGTTGAAAAGATGGCAGAGCGATAAGGAGGGCAGGATTTATTTTAAAATAAATATTGCTAAAGCGGAAAAGATTGCTACCTTTGCAGCCCGGATCGGAAGAACGGGAAGCTGAACAGGATCAGCGTATTGAAATAAGGGAAAAGGGATAAAAGAAAGGCTAAAAAAATAAAATTTATTTTATTTGGAAGTTTAAAAAAGATCCTTACCTTTGCACTCCCAACCGAAAGGAAGGGCAAAAAAATCGGAACGGCGGATGTCGGGAAGATAACAAAAACAAGATTGAAACGGGATGAAACACAGGCAGGACGAACAAGACCGGCCGGAACTGAAACCGAAGATATATAGATGACCGGCCGTGAGGCTTACTGGTCAATAAGTTCTTAAAAGAGATGTCAATGTAGCGTAGCGAGGTAATGGAGTACCGATCAAAGTACATGATTACGTAGCTTTATTTTAAAGGTGGTGTCTAACAGACAACATAACAAAAAAGAAGACTATTTTTAACAATAGTTAAAACTGGTCAGCATCTTACAACACATTTTACAATGGAGAGTTTGATCCTGGCTCAGGATGAACGCTAGCGGCAGGCCTAATACATGCAAGTCGAACGATATCATCCAGCTTGCTGGATGAGAAAGTGGCGCACGGGTGCGTAACGCGTATGCAACCTACCTTCATCTGGGGGATAGCCCGGAGAAATCCGGATTAATACCGCATAAAATCACAGCACTGCATAGTGCAATGATCAAACATTTATGGGACGGAGATGGGCATGCGTGTCATTAGCTAGTTGGCGGGGTAACGGCCCACCAAGGCGACGATGACTAGGGGATCTGAGAGGATGGCCCCCCACACTGGTACTGAGACACGGACCAGACTCCTACGGGAGGCAGCAGTAAGGAATATTGGTCAATGGAGGCAACTCTGAACCAGCCATGCCGCGTGCAGGAAGACTGCCCTATGGGTTGTAAACTGCTTTTATCCGGGAATAAACCTATCTACGTGTAGATAGCTGAATGTACCGGAAGAATAAGGATCGGCTAACTCCGTGCCAGCAGCCGCGGTAATACGGAGGATCCAAGCGTTATCCGGATTTATTGGGTTTAAAGGGTGCGTAGGCGGCCTGTTAAGTCAGGGGTGAAAGACGGTAGCTCAACTATCGCAGTGCCCTTGATACTGATGGGCTTGAATGGACTAGAGGTAGGCGGAATGAGACAAGTAGCGGTGAAATGCATAGATATGTCTCAGAACACCGATTGCGAAGGCAGCTTACTATGGTCTTATTGACGCTGAGGCACGAAAGCGTGGGGATCAAACAGGATTAGATACCCTGGTAGTCCACGCCCTAAACGATGAACACTCGCTGTTGGCGATACACAGTCAGCGGCTAAGCGAAAGCGTTAAGTGTTCCACCTGGGGAGTACGCTCGCAAGAGTGAAACTCAAAGGAATTGACGGGGGCCCGCACAAGCGGAGGAGCATGTGGTTTAATTCGATGATACGCGAGGAACCTTACCCGGGCTTGAAAGTTAGTGAATCATTTAGAGATAAATGAGTGAGCAATCACACGAAACTAGGTGCTGCATGGCTGTCGTCAGCTCGTGCCGTGAGGTGTTGGGTTAAGTCCCGCAACGAGCGCAACCCCTATGTTTAGTTGCCAGCACGTTATGGTGGGGACTCTAAACAGACTGCCTGTGCAAACAGAGAGGAAGGAGGGGACGACGTCAAGTCATCATGGCCCTTACGTCCGGGGCTACACACGTGCTACAATGGATGGTACAGAGGGCAGCTACATAGCAATATGATGCGAATCTCACAAAGCCATTCACAGTTCGGATTGGGGTCTGCAACTCGACCCCATGAAGTTGGATTCGCTAGTAATCGCGTATCAGCAATGACGCGGTGAATACGTTCCCGGGCCTTGTACACACCGCCCGTCAAGCCATGGAAGTTGGGGGTACCTAAAGTATGTAACCGCAAGGAGCGTCCTAGGGTAAAACCGATAACTGGGGCTAAGTCGTAACAAGGTAGCCGTACCGGAAGGTGCGGCTGGAATACCTCCTTTCTGGAGTAGCACCGCCTACTCGCCACGCAACATGATATTTCAAAATAAGGTAGAGGGTAATAAGGTAGAAGGCTTAAGGTCTTGTACATGATACTGAATACCTTATACTAAAAAGAGAAAAAAAGAAACACCCAGAAGAAAACGGTGTGCGATAGCAGAAAAGCGAAAGCATAACGGAGATTAAGATGGGGAAAGCCAAAGGAAAGCAGTAGCGGTAAGATACTATATACTGCATACGGACGCCGACCTTAAAATCAACAGTCCCGTAGCTCAGCCTGGTTAGAGCACTACACTGATAATGTAGGGGTCTCCAGTTCAAATCTGGACGGGACTACACATTAATATCCTTTTGGGGGATTAGCTCAGCTGGCTAGAGCGCCTGCCTTGCACGCAGGAGGTCAACGGTTCGACTCCGTTATTCTCCACCATTAAAGGTTGAGGGTTAAAAGGTTGAAGGTGTAGGGTAAGACCTATAGCTGAAACACACCACAACAGAATATAATACCTTATTATCGGGATAGATAATATACATTGACATAAAGAAAGATAAGAAGAAATTGCCGAAGGGGCAAGGTATCAAAGGATACCGAATGGTTCGACTCCATGATTTTTACTAATAAGGCTGAAACGGGGCTTAGTTAGGGGACAATGAAACCCTCTACCTTTATACCCTCGACCTTCAACCTTAATAAAGTTCTTTGACATATTGGAAGAAGTTAAAAAAGAAGAGCAAACAACAATAGGCGACTGTTGTGTTTGTGCTCACTTGAAGGAAGAGCAATCGACCAACAAGTATGAGACATCATAACAAGAGCAAAAAAAGCATACCATATGGCGCAAAAGGCATATGAGTAGAAGAAAGTAATAAAGAGTACACGGGGGATGCCTTGGCTCTCAGAGGCGATGAAGGACGTGATAAGCTGCGATAAGCTTCGGGTATTTGCAAATAGGAATTGATCCGAAGATTTCCGAATGGGGCAACCCGGCATGTTGAAGACATGTCACATATAATGAGCAAACCTGCCGAACTGAAACATCTAAGTAAGCAGAGGAAGAGAAAATAACAATGATTTCCTAAGTAGTGGCGAGCGAAAGGGAAAGAGCCCAAACCTACCTTGTTACGGCAAAGTGGGGGTTGTAGGACTGCAACATGGCATCAGCAAACAGAAGTGGAATGGGATGGGAAGCCCAGCGATACACGGTGATAGCCCGGTACACGTATAGAATGCTGGCCTAGCAGTATCCTGAGTACCGCGAGGTCGGAGACGCCTTGTGGGAATCTGCCGGCACCATCCGGTAAGGCTAAATACTCCTGAGAGACCGATAGTGAACCAGTACCGTGAGGGAAAGGTGAAAAGAACCCCGAACAGGGGAGTGAAATAGAACCTGAAACCGTGTACTTACAAGCGGTCGGAGCATCCAAGTGGTGTGACGGCGTGCCTTTTGCATAATGAGCCTACGAGTTACTCCTCTCTGGCAAGGTTAAGTGCTTCAGGCACGGATCCGAAGCGAAAGCGAGTCTGAATAGGGCGTATAGTCAGAGGGGGTAGACGCGAAACCTTGTGATCTACCCATGGACAGGTTGAAGGTGCGGTAACACGTACTGGAGGACCGAACCGATAAACGTTGAAAAGTTTCCGGATGATCTGTGGGTAGGGGTGAAAGGCTAATCAAACTGGGAAATAGCTCGTACTCCCCGAAATGTTTTTAGGAACAGCGTGGACATTAAGTTTCATAGAGGTAGAGCTACTGATTGGGTGCGGGGGAGTCAAATCCTACCAAATCCAGACAAACTCCGAATGCTATGAAATATGGTCTGCAGTGAGGCGCGGGGTGCTAAGGTCACGCGCCGAGAGGGAAAGAACCCAGACCATCAGCTAAGGTCCCCAAGTGACAGTTAAGTTGAACTAACGAGGTCCGATTGCACAGACAGCTAGGATGTTGGCTTGGAAGCAGCCATTCATTTAAAGAGTGCGTAACAGCTCACTAGTCGAGCGATCGGGCATGGATAATAAACGGGCATTAAACTGTTCACCGAAGCTATGGGATTGAAATATATCGGTAGGGGAGCATTCCAATTGCAGCGAAGGTATCTGGTAATGGGTGCTGGAGCGATTGGAAAAGCAAATGTAGGCATAAGTAACGATAAGGCGGGAGAGAAACCCGCCCACCGAAAGGATAAGGTTTCCTGATCAACGCTAATCGGATCAGGGTCAGTCGGGACCTAAGGAGAACCCGAAGGGGAAATTCGATGGACAACTGGTTAATATTCCAGTACTTTTTATAACTGCGATGTGGGGACGGAGTAGTGACACTGCCGCGATCTGACGGAATAGATCGTTAAAGACAGTAGGTATTAGGACGGTAGGCAAATCCGCCGACCTAGCTGAAAGTCGATAGTACCGCAAGCCTTCGGGTAAGCGGATAGCGCAGGTAATCAGACTTCCAAGAAAAACCGCTAAGCTTCAGGTTATAAAAACCCGTACCGCAAACCGACACAGGTATCCGGGAAGAGGATTCTAAGGTGCTCGAGTGAATCATGGCTAAGGAACTCGGCAAAATGGCCCTGTAACTTCGGGAGAAGGGGCGCTGGCAGCAATGTCAGCCGCAGTGAAAAGGCCCAGGCGACTGTTTAACAAAAACACATGGCTTTGCAAAATCGAAAGATGAGGTATAAGGCCTGACACCTGCCCGGTGCTGGAAGGTTAAGAGGGGATGTCATCCGCAAGGAGAAGCATTGAATCGAAGCCCCAGTAAACGGCGGCCGTAACTATAACGGTCCTAAGGTAGCGAAATTCCTTGTCGGGTAAGTTCCGACCTGCACGAATGGTGTAACGATCTGGGCGCTGTCTCAGCCATGAGCTCGGTGAAATTGTGGTCCCGGTGAAGACGCCGGGTACCCGCAACGGGACGGAAAGACCCCATGCACCTTCACTACAATTTAACATTGACATTGGATACAGGATGTGTAGGATAGGTGGGAGGCTTTGAAGCGGCGTCGCTAGGCGTCGTGGAGCCAACGTTGAAATACCACCCTTTCTGTATTCGGTGTCTAATCCCTTCATGAGGGAGACATTGTTTGATGGGTAGTTTGACTGGGGTGGTCGCCTCCAAAAAGGTAACGGAGGCTTTCAAAGGTAAGCTCAGTACGCTTGGTAACCGTACGCGGAGTGCAATAGCATAAGCTTGCTTGACTGTGAGACAGACAAGTCGATCAGGGTCGAAAGACGGATATAGTGATCCGGTGGTTCTGCATGGAAGGGCCATCGCTCAAAGGATAAAAGGTACGCTGGGGATAACAGGCTGATCTCCCCCAAGAGCTCATATCGACGGGGAGGTTTGGCACCTCGATGTCGGCTCGTCACATCCTGGGGCTGGAGAA from Flavobacterium sp. W4I14 includes these protein-coding regions:
- a CDS encoding DNA-directed RNA polymerase subunit K/omega (product_source=COG1758; cath_funfam=3.90.940.10; cog=COG1758; pfam=PF01192; smart=SM01409; superfamily=63562) translates to MNTNKPAVPNTTVTRNVHDLDKTTDNLYESLVVIAKRANQISNNVKEELHGKLAEFASSNDNLEEIFENREQIEISKHYERMPKPVLVAIDEFLNEKIYHRNPAKEQK
- a CDS encoding outer membrane protein assembly factor BamD (product_source=KO:K05807; cath_funfam=1.25.40.10; cog=COG4105; ko=KO:K05807; pfam=PF13525; superfamily=48452; tigrfam=TIGR03302) encodes the protein MFKVKHLIILVFVAALGIAGCKSRFEKLRASNDVAKKYQEALRLYNKRDYSKALVLFEDLSQKYRGRAEAEDLNYYYAYTLYRLSDYTTARYQFKSFAETYPASKNAEEARYMGAYCFYLESPNFSLDQENTYKAIDALQLFINLYPTSDRAAAAGKYIATLRGKLEDKAFENAKMYLTTGPSNVDNYRAAVIALKNAQRDYPDIKYAEEMDFLMIKAQYLYAKNSYIIRQEDRYNEALALYTEFTENHPDSKYTKDAKLLKEDVEAGIVATKQELALYAADQEKYKQMLIRTGKLKDTVSTKPTNADNTNIKNK